The proteins below come from a single Campylobacter sp. CCUG 57310 genomic window:
- a CDS encoding cysteine permease: MKVTLAPNEFLDDYVLGAEFALKAGVSSNAYLFWKGVVSAKFENSRTVFLHKKTIPAKFSHVLSSCTDLSGLVLTSAFCSLTTLAPSHLVKKNNSKLYSLFEFKKICGIKFINLKKFYDDLGLDYGYRIYIEKCSFFSPAPLEKRIKLTEAMCLGYY; this comes from the coding sequence ATGAAAGTAACTCTGGCGCCAAATGAATTTTTAGATGATTACGTTTTGGGCGCGGAATTTGCTCTAAAGGCGGGGGTATCTTCAAACGCATACCTCTTTTGGAAAGGCGTGGTTTCAGCCAAATTTGAAAATTCTCGCACCGTTTTTCTTCACAAAAAGACCATTCCTGCTAAATTTAGCCACGTTTTATCAAGCTGCACGGACTTAAGCGGGCTAGTTTTAACAAGCGCGTTTTGCTCGCTTACCACGCTTGCGCCTTCACATCTGGTCAAAAAAAACAACTCCAAATTATACTCGCTCTTTGAGTTTAAAAAAATCTGCGGGATAAAATTCATAAATTTAAAGAAATTTTACGACGATCTAGGGCTTGACTACGGATATAGAATTTATATAGAAAAGTGCAGCTTCTTCTCTCCCGCACCGCTTGAAAAGCGCATCAAGCTAACCGAAGCTATGTGCTTGGGATATTACTAA
- a CDS encoding DUF2798 domain-containing protein, protein MFSQKYYRFIFAFFMSFTMSFIMSGVLTYINLGLIDNFFLIWLEGWMKAFVVAYPCVLFIAPIAAKATKSLIRTNDESNSGAK, encoded by the coding sequence ATGTTTTCACAGAAATATTATAGATTTATATTTGCATTTTTTATGTCTTTTACTATGTCATTTATCATGTCCGGAGTGCTTACATATATAAATTTAGGGCTTATAGACAACTTTTTTCTCATCTGGCTTGAAGGCTGGATGAAAGCTTTTGTAGTGGCTTACCCTTGCGTTTTATTCATAGCTCCCATAGCCGCTAAAGCTACCAAATCCCTCATAAGAACAAACGATGAAAGTAACTCTGGCGCCAAATGA
- a CDS encoding RidA family protein, which translates to MKKIIHTTNAPQAIGPYSQAVLANGFLFISGQLGVKPNGEFAGVSVDEQAEQSMKNLEAILLEAGMKFENIVKTTIFLADMDDFVKVNEIYKRYFSGNFPARSTVAVKTLPKNALVEIEAIAVKE; encoded by the coding sequence ATGAAAAAAATAATACATACGACAAACGCTCCTCAAGCGATAGGTCCTTATTCTCAAGCGGTTTTGGCAAATGGATTTTTATTTATCTCAGGACAGCTTGGTGTAAAACCAAACGGCGAATTTGCAGGAGTCAGTGTTGACGAGCAAGCCGAGCAATCCATGAAAAATTTAGAAGCGATACTTCTTGAAGCTGGAATGAAATTTGAAAATATCGTAAAAACTACGATATTTTTAGCCGATATGGATGATTTTGTAAAAGTAAATGAAATTTACAAGCGTTATTTTAGCGGAAATTTTCCTGCAAGAAGCACTGTTGCGGTAAAGACGCTTCCAAAAAATGCTTTAGTTGAAATAGAAGCGATAGCTGTAAAAGAGTAA
- a CDS encoding S8 family serine peptidase, producing the protein MKFNKCINFIKSSDYKFFIILAISSIMLTACGGGGGGGGSSGPSTPSYNTGNNQANQVPPMAIVPPVINNPVPQIDEKDRIVGLSKGEEKINKQVLLDQKRDENKITDIAIVDTFFYKNNKFKQDNGGWRIHIQEQNDMLPEDKTEHGTMVASIIADHNKNARIFAYKGGFRRGGVIIASGSDQFDDAYKKGARIFNNSYGSDPMPNSGAIAPFDNIARYAQKDSIFVWAAGNESKNNASPQALYPSLNQNAKNGWIAVMAVANENDSALTWYSNKIGDKGKTWGITAKGNWDIEYEPGKTKRETGTSFATPRVTAAVANVWEKFPWMNNHLVTMTILSSANKPGTQEQTEAPDSTFGWGILNEQRALKGPGRLDSLLLTDKDKHGPLQKLFTVNFDHRDYMDKSKLTWSNNMAGDAGIHKKGTGTLYLTGENTYKSITWIEQGTIGISNLMLNSEITIEKEGTLLAKSENNNKVKIGNGKNNTNYTYTINNNGGSLNVYGVGLKIDGDYISKDNGRIAIDIDRSNLEITGSMDMGNSSYVLADVEDVRLVPKSETQTKKIITASEIKNYSGDYKISENVSKYINLSNFYMDKTKQNIYVQYNRNSTEYVLNSIRHANVSSLNTARNLDAVLDDVAEKNEQSEISNAAIKIVNAKAHLLPQMIDSLSGEIHSSSQNILIKQNSIFNRTLSNRIASLMNSDKSGFWIDGIYADSKIHKEGYADSKAKIKGSAMGLDTKPTDEITLGVALVKGESKANFDEPFGNINIKNNGVSIYGSYDFTNFYTLSKFGINDSKNEVQRTVIDSSSSTSYKSRIYNLYTELGTIMKFENLLLNPFAAFQYSRISRGKFEENVPFGIVSNKTSYKTNSFTAGLRTDINLNKFGINSGIAYTYTPSPENFAFDAKFKGSDKNIKIKGTSEPKNSTHLSLGLNYKISDKFIIDSRYILSIQYNRKDSGVFSIGCVYRFN; encoded by the coding sequence ATGAAATTTAATAAGTGCATTAATTTTATAAAAAGCTCAGATTATAAATTTTTTATAATTTTAGCCATATCATCCATAATGCTGACCGCATGTGGTGGAGGCGGTGGAGGCGGAGGTAGCTCAGGTCCATCTACACCAAGTTACAATACAGGAAACAATCAGGCAAATCAAGTTCCTCCAATGGCTATAGTGCCGCCTGTAATAAATAATCCGGTTCCTCAAATAGATGAAAAAGACAGAATAGTCGGCTTGTCAAAAGGCGAAGAAAAAATAAACAAACAGGTGCTGTTAGATCAAAAAAGAGATGAAAATAAAATCACAGATATCGCAATAGTCGATACTTTCTTTTATAAAAACAATAAATTTAAACAAGATAACGGAGGCTGGCGAATACATATCCAAGAACAAAACGATATGTTGCCCGAAGACAAAACAGAACACGGAACTATGGTTGCTAGCATAATAGCCGATCATAATAAAAATGCAAGAATATTTGCATATAAAGGAGGGTTTAGACGAGGCGGAGTTATTATAGCTAGCGGCAGCGATCAGTTTGACGATGCCTACAAAAAAGGAGCTAGGATTTTTAACAACTCTTACGGAAGCGATCCAATGCCAAATTCCGGTGCGATAGCGCCATTTGATAATATAGCTAGATATGCGCAAAAAGATAGTATATTTGTTTGGGCGGCAGGAAACGAGTCTAAAAACAATGCATCGCCTCAAGCTTTATACCCGAGCCTAAACCAAAATGCAAAAAACGGATGGATAGCGGTAATGGCGGTAGCTAACGAAAACGACAGTGCTCTTACATGGTACTCAAATAAAATAGGCGACAAAGGCAAAACATGGGGTATAACGGCTAAAGGAAATTGGGATATAGAGTATGAGCCCGGAAAAACAAAACGAGAAACAGGAACATCTTTTGCAACTCCTAGAGTAACTGCTGCGGTCGCAAACGTATGGGAAAAATTTCCTTGGATGAACAATCACTTAGTAACTATGACGATACTATCTTCTGCCAATAAACCAGGTACTCAAGAACAAACCGAGGCTCCAGACTCTACTTTTGGCTGGGGAATTTTAAATGAGCAAAGGGCGCTTAAGGGGCCCGGTCGCTTAGATAGCTTACTTTTAACAGACAAAGATAAGCACGGACCGCTGCAAAAATTATTTACGGTAAATTTTGACCATAGAGACTATATGGATAAAAGCAAGCTAACATGGAGTAATAACATGGCAGGCGATGCCGGAATACATAAAAAAGGAACAGGAACTTTATATCTAACAGGAGAAAATACATATAAAAGCATAACTTGGATAGAGCAAGGAACTATAGGTATCTCAAATTTGATGTTAAATTCAGAAATTACTATAGAAAAAGAAGGAACCCTGCTTGCAAAATCAGAAAACAACAATAAAGTAAAAATAGGAAACGGTAAAAACAATACAAATTATACATATACAATCAATAACAACGGCGGTTCTTTAAATGTTTATGGAGTAGGTCTAAAGATAGACGGAGACTATATATCTAAAGACAATGGTCGAATAGCGATAGACATAGATAGGTCAAATTTAGAAATAACAGGTTCTATGGATATGGGGAATAGCTCTTATGTATTAGCGGACGTAGAAGATGTAAGACTGGTTCCAAAATCTGAAACTCAAACGAAAAAAATAATAACAGCAAGTGAAATTAAAAACTATAGTGGCGATTATAAAATTTCAGAAAATGTTTCAAAGTATATAAATTTATCAAATTTCTACATGGACAAAACAAAACAAAATATATATGTACAATACAATAGAAATTCTACCGAATATGTCTTAAATTCTATAAGACATGCGAATGTAAGCTCTTTAAATACCGCCAGAAATTTAGACGCTGTTTTAGATGATGTGGCAGAAAAAAATGAGCAGAGTGAAATTTCAAATGCGGCCATAAAAATAGTAAATGCAAAAGCTCATTTACTGCCTCAGATGATAGATTCTCTTTCGGGCGAAATTCACTCATCAAGTCAAAATATATTAATTAAACAAAACAGTATCTTTAACCGCACGCTAAGCAACCGCATAGCCTCTCTTATGAACTCGGATAAAAGCGGATTTTGGATAGACGGAATATATGCGGATAGTAAAATACACAAAGAGGGATATGCGGATTCAAAAGCTAAAATAAAAGGCTCTGCTATGGGTTTGGACACAAAACCAACAGATGAGATAACACTTGGCGTGGCTTTAGTTAAAGGAGAGTCAAAAGCGAATTTTGATGAGCCTTTCGGAAATATCAACATAAAAAATAACGGCGTTTCAATATACGGCTCATATGATTTTACAAATTTTTATACGCTTAGCAAATTCGGAATAAACGATTCAAAAAATGAAGTTCAAAGAACCGTTATAGATAGCAGCTCAAGCACCTCTTACAAAAGCAGAATTTACAATCTATATACCGAGCTTGGAACTATTATGAAATTTGAAAATCTACTGCTAAATCCTTTTGCAGCTTTTCAATACTCTAGAATTTCAAGAGGAAAATTTGAAGAAAATGTTCCTTTTGGTATTGTTTCAAATAAAACATCATATAAAACAAATTCATTTACCGCGGGACTAAGGACTGATATAAATTTAAATAAATTTGGTATAAATTCGGGCATAGCTTACACATACACACCGTCTCCTGAAAACTTTGCTTTTGACGCTAAATTTAAAGGATCTGATAAGAACATAAAAATAAAAGGCACAAGTGAGCCTAAAAATTCTACTCATTTAAGCCTTGGACTAAACTATAAAATATCAGATAAATTTATAATTGATTCTAGATACATTTTATCTATACAATACAACAGAAAAGACAGTGGTGTATTTAGCATAGGCTGCGTTTATAGATTTAACTAA
- a CDS encoding CDP-alcohol phosphatidyltransferase family protein, whose product MTIYELKPKFQNLLRPLTTKLFNLGITANQVTFFACIVSVFIGFLLVKFSHISALFFILPIWLFLRMALNAIDGILAREFNQKSALGGYLNEATDVISDSALYLPFAFIAPFDWGTIMLIIFLSQLSEFLGVLGQVLGRNRRYDGPMGKSDRAFAFGLFGMLYACFGELWQWVYYLGVLIIVLLVITCINRVKSGLKEA is encoded by the coding sequence ATGACTATTTATGAGCTAAAGCCAAAATTCCAAAATCTCCTACGTCCTCTTACGACTAAGCTTTTTAATCTCGGTATCACGGCAAATCAAGTTACCTTTTTTGCCTGCATTGTATCCGTATTCATAGGATTTTTGCTGGTTAAATTTTCTCATATTTCAGCGCTGTTTTTTATCTTGCCTATTTGGCTTTTTCTTAGAATGGCGCTTAATGCCATTGACGGAATACTTGCTCGCGAATTTAACCAAAAATCAGCCCTCGGAGGCTATCTAAACGAAGCTACGGACGTGATTTCAGATAGCGCTCTTTATCTGCCTTTTGCCTTTATCGCACCGTTTGATTGGGGTACTATTATGCTTATAATTTTTTTATCGCAACTTAGCGAATTTCTGGGTGTTTTGGGGCAGGTTTTAGGCAGGAACCGTAGATATGACGGCCCTATGGGTAAAAGTGACAGAGCCTTTGCTTTCGGGCTTTTTGGGATGCTATACGCTTGTTTCGGCGAGCTTTGGCAGTGGGTTTATTATCTTGGCGTTTTGATAATAGTATTGCTTGTGATAACCTGCATAAATCGCGTGAAATCAGGACTTAAGGAGGCGTAA
- a CDS encoding 1-acyl-sn-glycerol-3-phosphate acyltransferase encodes MIKDMAARVVDFALCKIAVFITGIRPSEQLKKMSDFTPKIYYANHTSHGDFLLIFVSMPYKLRKQIRPVAGADYWTKGKIRPFLARHVFNMFLIDRKSKNPMEFIEKMSEALKTHSLIIFPEGTRKMDDDIEIGNFKSGIYRLAKANPNVNLVPLWINNIQNVLPKGFCLPIPLICDICVGDEFRYENEDKFEFLAKAKKALLSLKKDEK; translated from the coding sequence ATGATAAAAGATATGGCGGCTAGGGTTGTTGATTTTGCATTGTGTAAAATAGCGGTTTTTATCACGGGTATTCGCCCTAGCGAGCAGTTAAAGAAGATGAGCGATTTTACGCCTAAAATTTACTATGCCAACCACACTAGCCACGGCGATTTTTTGCTGATTTTCGTATCGATGCCCTATAAGTTGCGCAAGCAAATTCGTCCCGTTGCGGGCGCTGATTACTGGACTAAGGGCAAAATTCGTCCGTTTTTAGCTAGACACGTTTTTAACATGTTTTTGATAGATCGCAAGTCTAAAAACCCCATGGAATTTATAGAAAAGATGAGTGAGGCGCTAAAGACTCATTCTCTTATCATCTTTCCTGAGGGCACGCGCAAGATGGATGATGACATTGAAATCGGAAATTTCAAAAGCGGAATTTACCGCCTAGCCAAAGCTAATCCAAATGTAAATTTAGTCCCTCTTTGGATAAATAATATCCAAAACGTTCTTCCCAAGGGTTTTTGCCTGCCGATTCCGCTTATTTGCGATATTTGCGTGGGAGATGAATTTAGATACGAAAACGAAGACAAATTTGAGTTTCTAGCAAAAGCCAAAAAGGCCTTATTAAGCCTAAAAAAGGATGAGAAATGA
- a CDS encoding phosphatidate cytidylyltransferase, translating to MSSGEAILKLFLGLLVMLALSSTIAFILKKFVAKGAPNATIDNLTARINAWWVMILVIFGFVYMGTKALIFLFFVISFAALREFLSLIYIRRSDHIALVACFYVILPLQYLFILMDWYSMAMIFIPVYAFLFLPILSALLGDPAHFLERSTTIQWAIMISVFCISHIPALLILDVHEFEGKSVLLMLFLILVTQASDVLQYIWGKLFGKTKIAPNISPSKTVVGFTGGVMSASLLGAFLHWLTPFSFIQAFFISLVICLMGFLGGLVMSAIKRDLRVKDWGNIISGHGGMLDRMDSLCFSAPIFFHIVRYFWA from the coding sequence ATGAGTAGCGGCGAGGCGATTTTAAAGCTATTTTTGGGGCTTTTAGTTATGCTGGCGCTATCTTCAACCATAGCTTTTATACTTAAAAAATTTGTCGCTAAAGGCGCGCCAAACGCTACGATCGATAACCTAACCGCGCGCATAAACGCTTGGTGGGTGATGATTTTAGTCATATTTGGCTTTGTTTATATGGGCACAAAGGCGCTTATATTTTTGTTTTTTGTCATATCCTTTGCCGCTTTGCGAGAATTTCTATCGCTCATTTACATAAGACGCAGCGATCACATCGCTCTTGTGGCTTGCTTTTATGTCATCTTGCCGCTTCAGTATCTCTTTATCCTTATGGATTGGTACTCTATGGCGATGATATTTATCCCTGTTTATGCGTTTTTGTTTTTGCCGATTTTGTCCGCCCTTCTTGGCGATCCTGCGCACTTTTTGGAGCGCTCGACTACTATCCAATGGGCGATTATGATAAGTGTTTTTTGTATCTCTCACATCCCTGCGCTTCTTATTCTTGATGTGCATGAATTTGAAGGCAAATCGGTTCTTTTAATGCTCTTTTTGATCCTTGTAACTCAAGCTAGCGACGTGCTTCAGTATATCTGGGGCAAGCTCTTTGGTAAGACAAAGATAGCTCCAAATATATCTCCTTCCAAAACTGTCGTAGGCTTTACGGGTGGAGTGATGAGCGCTAGCTTGCTTGGGGCGTTTTTGCACTGGCTAACGCCTTTTAGTTTTATTCAGGCGTTTTTTATCAGCCTTGTTATTTGCCTTATGGGCTTTTTGGGCGGACTTGTGATGTCTGCCATTAAACGGGATTTGCGCGTGAAGGATTGGGGCAATATTATAAGCGGGCACGGCGGAATGCTTGATAGGATGGATTCGCTATGCTTTTCTGCGCCGATATTTTTTCATATAGTGCGCTATTTTTGGGCGTAA
- a CDS encoding DUF1287 domain-containing protein, which yields MRNFKILVKFALLLAGLNLLAFSPSELVKDARSQIGVTLYYDASYERLAYPMGDVDISKGVCTDVVVRALREQNIDLQELIHKDMSANFSSYPKNWGLKNTDKNIDHRRVPNIATYLKRKGYKVSDKIYKPGDIVTWTLDNGRPHIGIVSDKKSLFGNTPLIIHNIGLGVQEEDVLNDFKITGHFRITN from the coding sequence ATGAGAAATTTTAAAATTTTAGTTAAATTTGCCTTGCTACTAGCAGGCTTAAATTTGCTGGCTTTTTCGCCAAGCGAGCTTGTAAAAGACGCAAGAAGCCAGATCGGTGTTACGCTTTATTATGACGCGAGCTACGAAAGGCTTGCCTATCCGATGGGCGATGTGGATATCTCAAAGGGGGTTTGTACCGATGTGGTTGTGCGTGCTTTAAGAGAGCAAAATATCGACTTGCAAGAGCTAATCCATAAAGATATGAGCGCAAATTTTAGCTCCTATCCTAAAAATTGGGGCTTAAAAAACACCGATAAAAACATAGACCACAGAAGAGTGCCAAATATCGCTACATATCTTAAGCGCAAAGGCTACAAAGTAAGCGATAAAATTTATAAACCGGGCGATATAGTTACTTGGACGCTTGATAACGGCAGACCGCATATCGGCATAGTATCCGATAAGAAATCCCTCTTTGGAAACACCCCGCTTATTATTCACAATATCGGGCTTGGCGTGCAAGAAGAAGACGTGCTAAATGATTTTAAGATAACCGGGCATTTTAGGATTACGAATTAA
- a CDS encoding bifunctional alpha/beta hydrolase/class I SAM-dependent methyltransferase: protein MQEKTFLTSDGAELFYRHKSPSDQGQNGNLNSVQSSNLSPQKAIVLFHRGHEHSGRMMFMSEELNLSDFHFFAWDARGHGKSPGERGDAPSIARLVADVDEFIEHISKHYDIAKENIAVIAQSVGAVLVATWLHDYAPKIRCAVLASPAFDVKLYVPFAKEGLKLLYKLKGNFFVNSYVKAHYLTHNKERINSYNEDSLIARAISVRILLGLYEASKRVVGDAAAITTPLQLLISGDDWVVNHTPQHEFYNSLGSHIKERHVMQGFYHDTLGEQDRHLAFKKIRGFINERFSKPLSEVDCTQADKFGFSREEADRLATPLCKFHPKNVCFSVQRFGMKLLSPWVKGLKIGEDRGYDSGSTLDYVYQNQPQGSNAFVKWVDKIYLNSIGWRGIRKRKENIAHALNFVMSELKQKGERIEILDIASGHGRYILDALSGEIRPEKILLRDYDKVNVKAGQELIKERNLEDIATFEEANAFHKSSYENLENFASIGVVSGLFELFSDNALINTALNGFGRSVRKGGYLIYTNQPYHPQLEMIARALSSHRDGEAWIMRRRSVVEMDQLVSRAGFKKIRHWIDEDGIFTVSVAVKE, encoded by the coding sequence ATGCAAGAAAAAACTTTTCTCACAAGCGACGGAGCAGAGCTTTTTTATCGCCACAAGTCGCCAAGCGATCAGGGGCAAAATGGAAATTTAAACAGCGTGCAAAGCTCAAATTTAAGCCCCCAAAAAGCTATCGTGCTCTTTCACAGAGGACATGAGCACTCCGGACGCATGATGTTTATGAGCGAGGAGTTAAATTTAAGTGATTTTCATTTCTTTGCTTGGGATGCGCGCGGTCACGGCAAGAGCCCCGGAGAGCGAGGAGATGCGCCAAGTATCGCTAGGCTTGTGGCCGATGTGGACGAATTTATAGAGCATATAAGCAAGCATTACGATATAGCCAAGGAAAATATCGCTGTGATCGCTCAAAGCGTAGGTGCGGTGCTGGTTGCTACTTGGCTGCATGATTATGCGCCTAAAATTCGCTGCGCGGTGCTTGCAAGTCCGGCGTTTGACGTGAAGCTTTATGTGCCTTTTGCCAAAGAGGGTTTAAAGCTGCTTTATAAATTAAAAGGAAATTTTTTCGTAAACAGCTACGTCAAGGCGCACTACCTCACGCACAACAAGGAGCGCATAAACTCTTATAACGAAGATAGCCTCATAGCGCGCGCCATATCGGTTAGGATTTTGCTTGGGCTTTACGAGGCAAGCAAGCGGGTTGTAGGCGATGCTGCGGCTATCACTACGCCTTTGCAGCTGCTTATATCAGGCGATGACTGGGTGGTAAATCACACGCCTCAGCATGAATTTTATAACTCGCTTGGCTCGCATATCAAAGAGCGCCACGTCATGCAGGGCTTTTATCACGATACTTTGGGCGAGCAGGATAGACATCTGGCTTTTAAGAAGATTAGGGGCTTTATAAACGAGCGATTTAGCAAGCCTTTAAGCGAGGTTGATTGCACGCAGGCGGATAAATTTGGCTTTAGTAGAGAAGAGGCTGATAGACTAGCCACTCCGCTTTGTAAATTTCATCCTAAAAACGTCTGTTTTAGTGTGCAAAGATTTGGCATGAAGCTGCTTTCGCCTTGGGTTAAGGGGCTTAAAATCGGCGAAGATAGGGGTTATGACAGTGGTAGTACGCTTGATTATGTCTATCAAAACCAGCCGCAAGGCTCAAACGCTTTTGTAAAGTGGGTTGATAAAATTTATCTAAATTCAATCGGCTGGAGAGGCATAAGAAAGCGCAAAGAAAATATCGCTCATGCGCTAAATTTCGTGATGAGCGAGCTAAAGCAAAAAGGCGAGCGTATAGAAATTCTCGATATCGCTTCAGGGCACGGCAGATATATACTTGATGCGCTAAGCGGTGAAATTCGCCCCGAAAAGATACTTTTAAGAGACTACGACAAAGTAAACGTAAAAGCGGGGCAGGAGCTCATAAAAGAGCGAAATTTAGAGGATATCGCGACATTTGAAGAGGCAAACGCCTTTCATAAATCAAGCTATGAAAATTTAGAAAATTTCGCAAGTATCGGCGTGGTTTCGGGGCTTTTTGAGCTATTTAGCGATAACGCACTGATAAATACTGCGCTTAATGGCTTTGGGCGTAGCGTGCGCAAGGGCGGATATCTCATCTATACGAATCAGCCGTATCATCCGCAGCTTGAGATGATCGCAAGGGCGCTTTCAAGTCATAGAGACGGCGAAGCGTGGATCATGCGTAGACGAAGCGTGGTCGAGATGGATCAGCTTGTTAGTAGAGCGGGATTTAAAAAGATCCGCCACTGGATAGATGAGGACGGGATATTTACCGTTAGCGTCGCAGTAAAAGAGTGA
- a CDS encoding phosphatase PAP2/dual specificity phosphatase family protein: protein MKFSPKLSRFLTRLGYLLCVATAFYASYGFANYLASKQSFVPEIIFEWEHAIPFIAWTILPYWSLNLLYGLGFLLCKNSRELNRYTAQLLLSQLIAVVFFILFPLQISWSKPESFGLSKFLFDSLATFDMPFNQAPSLHIILCVVVGSLYISKTSKIWLKAIILAWFALIALSVLTTYQHHFIDIPTGFLVGFLVLVIVPIEGEILKFNLAHTTSHIKWASFYALLALIFAAFAFYLGGAFLWLLYFSVSFTLVGFGYALFGAQIFRKEQNGKISSFWLLLPYLIMARLNIIYWLNLKHAPKSSEILPNVHLGSITEAHTFEAVFDLTAECEFHPKAEQIYLNFAMLDMVKPKFDELKAAVKAMDSIISKNKRTLICCALGYGRSALVLLGWLVWCKKMNVDDAILLIKNSRPKVVIDDSVRKFFMEFG, encoded by the coding sequence GTGAAATTTAGCCCTAAGCTTAGCCGGTTTTTAACTAGACTTGGTTATCTGCTTTGCGTAGCAACTGCATTTTACGCAAGCTACGGCTTTGCAAACTACCTTGCTTCAAAGCAAAGCTTCGTGCCCGAAATCATCTTTGAATGGGAGCATGCTATCCCGTTTATCGCTTGGACGATACTGCCTTATTGGTCGTTAAATTTGCTTTACGGGCTTGGATTTTTGCTGTGTAAAAATTCTCGCGAACTAAACCGATACACGGCTCAGCTGCTGCTTTCTCAGCTTATCGCGGTTGTATTTTTTATACTCTTTCCGCTTCAAATTTCTTGGAGTAAGCCTGAGAGTTTTGGGTTGTCCAAATTTCTCTTTGATAGCCTTGCGACGTTTGATATGCCGTTTAATCAAGCTCCATCGCTTCACATCATCTTGTGCGTGGTCGTGGGTTCGCTTTATATATCAAAAACGAGTAAAATTTGGCTTAAGGCTATCATTTTAGCGTGGTTTGCCCTGATAGCTCTTAGCGTGCTTACTACATATCAGCACCATTTTATCGATATACCTACAGGGTTTTTAGTGGGCTTTTTAGTGCTTGTTATAGTGCCAATTGAGGGCGAAATTTTAAAATTTAACCTCGCTCATACGACATCTCATATCAAATGGGCGAGCTTTTACGCTCTGCTTGCGCTCATATTTGCCGCATTTGCTTTTTATCTTGGCGGAGCCTTTCTTTGGTTGCTTTATTTTAGTGTTAGCTTTACTCTTGTCGGTTTTGGTTACGCCTTGTTCGGTGCACAAATTTTTCGCAAAGAGCAAAACGGCAAAATTTCATCTTTTTGGCTGCTCTTGCCATATCTTATAATGGCTCGGTTAAACATCATCTACTGGCTAAATTTAAAGCATGCGCCAAAAAGCAGTGAAATTTTGCCAAATGTCCATCTTGGCTCGATCACCGAGGCGCATACATTTGAAGCCGTTTTTGACCTTACGGCGGAGTGCGAATTTCATCCCAAAGCGGAGCAAATTTACTTAAATTTCGCCATGCTTGACATGGTAAAGCCAAAATTTGATGAGCTCAAAGCCGCCGTAAAGGCAATGGATAGTATAATTAGCAAAAATAAAAGAACGCTCATTTGTTGCGCGCTAGGATACGGCAGAAGCGCTCTTGTGCTGCTTGGTTGGCTGGTTTGGTGTAAGAAAATGAACGTAGATGATGCGATTTTACTGATTAAAAATTCGCGCCCTAAAGTTGTCATAGATGATAGCGTGAGAAAATTTTTTATGGAGTTTGGATGA